Proteins co-encoded in one Rhopalosiphum maidis isolate BTI-1 chromosome 2, ASM367621v3, whole genome shotgun sequence genomic window:
- the LOC113554209 gene encoding glucose-induced degradation protein 4 homolog, whose protein sequence is MPVKVDITPRPPANSKQLGVTGSILYSGSKFQGFQRSKGNSYEVEVVLQYVDEQNGYLCGYLKIKGLTEEFPNLTTYFDGEIINKKCPFLTRKWDADEEVDKKHWNKFAAFCQYAKTFNSDAFDYDELKNADHVFMRWKEHFLVPDHTIRDISGASFAGFYYICFQKSTSSIEGYYYHRSSEWYQTLCLTHVPEHSTQIYEFR, encoded by the exons ATGCCCGTCAAAGTGGATATAACGCCCAGACCTCCGGCAAACTCAAAACAACTAGGGGTCACCGGGTCTATATTGTACAGCGGATCGAAATTTCAAGGGTTTCAGAGGTCCAAAGGAAACAGCTACGAGGTGGAAGTTGTACTGCAG tatgttGACGAGCAAAACGGTTATCTGTGCggttatctaaaaattaaaggtCTTACTGAAGAGTTTCCCAATTTGACCACTTATTTTGATGGAGAAATCATTAACAAAAAGTGTCCATTTTTGACGAGAAAATGGGATGCAGACGAAGAAGTTGACAAGAAACATTGG AACAAATTTGCTGCGTTTTGTCAGTACGCTAAGACTTTCAATTCTGATGCATTCGACTATGATGAACTAAAAAATGCTGATCATGTATTTATGCGTTGGAAGGAGCATTTTCTAGTACCCGATCACACAATACGTGATATTAGTGGTGCGTCATTTGCTGgtttctattatatatgttttcagAAATCAACTTCTTCAATTGAAGGATATTACTATCATCGGAGTTCTGAatg gtatCAAACGTTATGTTTGACACATGTCCCAGAACATAGTACTCAGATCTACGAATTTAGGTGA